A window of Miscanthus floridulus cultivar M001 chromosome 12, ASM1932011v1, whole genome shotgun sequence genomic DNA:
tctcctccGTCTTGggttttttctcgccacttcaccctacctcacaatcaccggcaacttaaaattttggctaagtccctaaatttaccgtgagatggatatataaaattttggctaagttCCTAAATTTACCAAACGTATGGTTAGCAAGCAGAACAGAATGGTCGATTGGGTCGATTGATGCGCGAGCAGAACAGAAgggttgaccttgccctttggagGCCTACGTTTGGTGAGGCCGATGGTTAGCAAGCACATCAAACACCCTAattttaccgtgagatggatatataaaattttggctaagtctttaaatttaccatgagatggacatgctgaaaTTTGCTAAGCCTGGATTTTTACCATGACTTAGAcattgtcaaatttgatttttaccgtgggacagacatatgcaaaaattgctaagtctgaatttttgctatgacttagagactagaATTACCATGAATATGTAATTTGAATTTTTACCATGGCAATGCCATATTGAATTTTATTGTGACTTGGATATGTTATAATCTGTCTAAATCTGTGattttaccatgagatggacataTGTATATTTACCACGAGATGGTCTGATTTTTTATCGTGGCTAAGTCCAAACTTGACgagacttgttttgttgtcaTATCCTCAGAGAGTACTCAAACTCGTAGTAAGGTATTAaattgagttgctatacaaatttgaaagataaaatatcgcaaactgatttaggtttaggtccaaaaacaaagtttgttgtactcaactcaaactacaacttctattaaaagTCAAACTTTATAtctagaaaagaaactatagttttACTGTGGTCAAAACTGCATCATGAAAAAGGGTGTTAACTAttgatccaacacttagaaacaTTTTTAGGCTCGTTCATCAACATGAACCCTAGATCATTTTTTATCCTAAGTATTTATATATTGTTTTAAGTGCTCAAATATCAAGTCAGTGTAAAACTCTAGAGTTAGTCACATTTCTCAATATTCAAATTatggtaaaattttaaatttgtcgatgtccaagtcatggtaaaattcTAGTCTCCAAGTCATAGCAAAAATTCAGACTTAGCCATTTTTGCATATGTCTGTCCCACAAATTTCAGCgtgtccatctcatggtaaatttaaAGACAATTTTAAGTTGCCCATCTTATGGTAAATTTATGGACTTagctaaaattttatatatctATCTCACGGTAaatttatatatccatctcacggtaaatttagggacttagccaaaattctaaattgccggtgattgtgaggtagggtgaagtggcgagaaaaaaacctgagaaaaataaagaaataagaggaagaacgctcagggaagaagtgcaggctgggttaaatgcaggtatCTCGGCGCCGttcactatggcgccgagctcggcgccgttcactatggcgccgagcccctggcagaccattttcccgtgcccaggacctcggcgccagtgaccgtggcgccgagctcggcaccagtcactctggcgccgagccaagggtccatttctggaattctttccgctagggctctatttgagagaaactttcgaaaaagggctaaatagtaaaaaattcggacgACTAACAACCTGCAGGGGTATCGGTGTAATTTTCTCTTTCCCCTGGTGCAAGCCTACAAGTCTGCAATCTTATTCCAACATATAAATACCGCTCGGCTCCCGGCCAAGCTCCCAAATTCCATTCCGGCCCCTGCcttctccgcctccgcctccttccGGTCTCCATTTGTCTTCCTCCCGCCTCCTTCCGGTCCCCTCCCGCCACAGCCTCTCCCGCCCCCTCCAGCCAACCAGCGAACCCTAGGCGGAGCCACCTTCCACTCTCCCCGAAGCTCGCCCGGGAGGGGGAGGCCAGGATGGCAGCGACGTCGGCGCCGCCCGCGAGCGCCCAAGCCCACGCCAACGGCAACGGCTCCCTCGCCGGGGTGGCGGCGCCCGTGGGCGCGCCCACCAACCCCATGGCGACGGCGCTGCTCACCGATCAGTACCAGTTCTCCATGGCCTACGCGTACTGGAAGGCCGGGAAGCACGCCGACCGAGCCGTGTGAGCGCCCTCTCCTCCCCTGCCCCGCTTCGTTGCTGTGCCCGGCCGTGTCTTACTTGTTCAGCGGTGCCGGTTGGATTGGATTGGATCGGGAGGTCGTGATCTAGCGTGAGGTTGGTGAGCGGGATGGTTTAATCCGTGCCGGGTTAGGTTATGAGGGATGTGGCTTTCAGGGCCATGTATTGGAGCTCGGCCCCTCCCTGCTGCAATTCCCTTGTTGCTGTTCTGTTGCTAATGCGGTGCTCTCGTTTTCGGTTCTGATTGATGTGCTGGGAGCGTTTGTTCTCGTAGGATCGGTTGTTTGATATTGCTGATTTTCCCCCCTCTTATTACTTACTCACCGTTGTGGGTTACGGCAGTGTTCTTTACATCGTGGATCATTGATTGTTCAgagcattttatttattttcgacTCAGTGCTCTGGTTTTGCTCTGCCTTTGGGAACCCTTTTCGTGTGTAGTTAATTTTTTCTCTTGTTGCAGCAAGTGATATTTCAAGCATCTCTTCGTCTCGACATCTACTATTCGTCTTTTATGTTTCTGTGTTAGTGCATTTGCTGTATGCCAATATGCATTACTTTTTGCTAATACAATGTTGCCTATGTAAAATATGAGCAAGTAGGATGTCACCTTTAGTATTTTGATATGTGCTGTTCTGTGTTCAAACCGGGCTTTCATTTTCATTGCTCAACTTTGTATTTCTCCGCTAAGCCCTTTCCATTGTGCAATTTTAATTGCTCCTTGTCGATGTTGGTATTTATCTGTTTTTATTTGTTTGGAGTGGACGATGCATTCATTTGGGATTATCGTGCTCTTGTTAGAGGTATATTCTGCAATTGGTGTTAGTTTATCCTAAGTTGGGTTTAGGAGCCAAAACTTTTCTCCTACTTTTCTAATTTTATGCCTTGGATAGTTTTCACAATTTGCACATGACATGACACATGAGTAGTATTTTTAAATCGTGATGTAATTCAGAGGGTACGTGGACATTTGAATGAAGACAAACAGATGAATGACATTTACTGATTGAGTAAACAAATAAGTCAATCAATTATCTTCGGATTTTATATTTAAAATTTGCTGATGTAATGTGGACATTTGAATGAAGACAAACAGATGAATGACATTTACTGCTTGAGTAAACAAATATGTCAATCAATTATCTTCGGATTTTATATTTAAAATTTGCTGATGTAATTCAGAGGTTACGTGGACATTTGAATGAAGACAAACAGATGAATGACATTTACTGCTTGAGTAAACAAATAAGACAATCAATTATCTTCGGATTTTATATTTAAAAATTGCTTTGGTCATCCAAGGTTTGAAATATGTACAATCACAAACGTATGCAAGAAAGTGGCCAAAGGGCCTCTAGTCCAACTGGTTAGAGCGtcccagcggcactcctcaggtcctgggttcgactccccgtgggagcgaatttcgggctggggttaaaaaaatcccctcgtctgtcccacgccaagcacaggtctaaggaacGGCCCTGTTCTCACAGGGGTACGGTGCCTGGGGGGTGGCTTTCCCCCCATAGGtcaaaaaaagggcagacccagtgccggaggctcccacatgagtggagtctggggaagggaaaaaccgaggcaagccttccccccgcaaaatctgcggagaggctgcttcgaacccgcgacctggtgactcagtgagacagctttCACCACTGCATCACCAGTTTTTTTTTATGCAAGAAAGTGACTTTGACTTAAAACAGTTGCATATTTTAGTAGCGGAAAACTCACTGATTGGGAAAAAAAAAGTAGCGGGAAACTCCTTTTCTTTAGAGAAGAAACAAGGTGATATCATCATATGTGTGTTGACGCTAGCTCAGGAACAGGGGAGTGTTTTTACAGGGAAAATAGCTATAATTGTGGCATTCAAGGAATATTCTGGGAAGGTACCTTGAAACTACACTAGGCTGTTTTATATATTGCTAGTATACAGCATGACAGTGCAAAACTTATTGATGGATGTTGAGCGAAACAAGGAACTTTGTGTGAAGTGATCTTCTCTATGTCTTGGAACGTAGTTATAGTTCTTAACTAGGGCATTTCGAACCAATTGCTTTGCCTTTATCAATGGTCATATGTGCCTCCATACCCTTAAGTTTCATATGGGATAGACCTTGCTTGTGTGCATTATATTAAAACGTTGTTTGTCCACAGTATTAAGATATTTGTCGGCTTCTGAAAAAGCAATGTTTTTATTTTACCACAGCAGCTCCCTAGATCGCACCAGAGATGCCTCCACGTGTCTCCAAATAAAGTGTGTCCAATCTTAAAATAATTTTTGTCACAATTTTAGGGAAAATTTAATGCAAGTGGAATTGTGGCAAGTTAATGGTAGGCCATGGTATAATTCAATCAAGCCAGGTTGGGAAAGTATTTCTTTCCATTATTCTCCTTTTTGTTATCATTCATCCGCCATTATCTTATATGAATACTACTGTATGCATTTATACCATGTGTTCCTTTACAAGAAATTGTTCCTTGCATGTTGTTTCTTCTGTATTGTTTTTCCATTCAAGGTTGAATGGCAAACTCTTCTTACCTGCATAACTAGAAGCTATTTGTTCATGGAGATGAAAACAATAATGATATAAGCTGGTCACTGCAATTACCAGGCCTTGGGTGCATGTTGTCACCATCATATTACAGCTAATTGAATGGGTGGTGGCAAAAGGATAATGCTGGATTTGAGAATTTCTGATGTCTTCCTTTGGAGTTTGATATGTCTTTGAATTAATGTGCTGGGTAGTGGGTACTCAGGCTTGACTTGGAGCTTATGGTCATTGAACTTCAATCTCCCAGCAAATTTTAAGAATCATCCATCTATAATGAATCCAGACAACTGGTGGAAAAAGATACAAGAATCTCTAATCCTTGGAACTCACGAAATAGTCTTTGGCATTTCATGGGAAGTTGGGAACTGACTACTTAGTAGCAACTTGAATGTCCATCCGGTGCAGCCCATCTTGTTGCGTTTTAGTCTTAATACGATCAAGAAAACACTTTGTCTGCTTCCTCATGCAAGTGCTAGTCCTCCATGAACCTTTCAGTGAATCTAGTTTCAAGCCTTCTGATTTAGTTTCAGTGAATACAAATCTATGGATGGCAATAATGTATTACAGCTAACAGCTTTGTCAACTTAATTCTTATTTGAATCCTTTTCCTTTCACAGGTTTGACCTGTACTTTAGGAAAAATCCATTTGGTGGGGAGTTCACTGTTTTTGCTGGCCTTGAGGAGTGCATCAAATTTATTGCGAATTTTAAGTTCACAGAACATGACATTTGTTTCCTGCAATCAGTCATGCCAATGTGTGAGGTATCATCTCATCCATACATGAGTAGTCTCTCTTTCTTCCCATGATTCTGAGATAGGCAGGGTATGCACGTGCTGCGCCTTGGATCAATTAGCATGAACTAGAAAGAATTGGCTACTTCAAATGGAGGAAGCGGGAGTAGTTTTAAATGCACGTGCTGTGCCTTGGATCTTTCGTTTTTCACCTAACTTTTATAAACACTCCTTATTTGGTTGTTTTCCTGCTAAATGTTCATTTTCTAATGTAAACTACAATTCCTAGGGTGCGTTCTTCGATTATCTCAGGGAAGTTGACTGCTCGGATGTAGAGGTGTACTCCATTCCTGAGGGATCAGTAGTTTTTCCAAAAGTGCCCTTAATGAGAGTTGAAGGTCCAGTTGCTGTAAGTACGAAGCCCTCACCAGTTGTTGCGCTAATACATGTTTGCCATATGAGCATTGATCAGAATTTTGAAATGCCTCTGATAACTTACCATTTGTTATTACACCATTAGGTGGTTCAACTTCTTGAGACTCCATTTATAAATCTTATCAATTATGCCTCTTTGGTAACTACTAATGCTGCGCGTCATCGTCATGTTGCTGGAAAGTCAAAGGTTCTGTTAGAATTTGGTTTAAGACGAGCACAGGTGATATTCAATTATCCATCCCTTTTCAACTGTCATTGTAAAACATTAGTATTTCTATGTTAAATATTGCTGTGGATTTATTACTGCAGGGACCTGATGGAGCAATAAGTGCCTCAAAATATTGTTTTATGGGAGGTTTTGACGCAACCAGGTGGATTATTTTGCATTTATAGTTTATAACTAAAATCCAGCATATTTATGATCCTTGCTCTTTATAATAATGCTTGAAGAAGTATACTTTCAGTTATCCTTGCATAGTTGCCTTCTTATCCCTCACCATAAAAAATATTTTGCCCCCAAAATTGTTAAATGTGTTTACCTTTTgttcaatctttttttttttgcagtaaTGTTTTGGCTGGAAATTTGTTTGGCATACCACTTCGTGGAACACATTCTCATGCTTTTATTAGCTCATATATGGTCAGTAAAGTATCCTTCCTGCTATGAATGAATGAAAGTTTACACAAATGCAGTTACTTTCGTCATGAGAGCATTATGTCTGCATACTGTAGTTTCATTGGTCAAACAAAACCTTTGTTCTTCACAGCATTAGTTGCTAGCCCCACTGTTGTTACAGTGCTACAGGATTCTGGGTAATGTgtttcatttcttctcttttcaACCATGCTAGTTTTTTCTTGTTATGTTCTTTTAGTCTGATGTGGAATCTATGGATTATAAATTTATCATTCCTCCTTTTCATATCATTTCTGTGCAGTGTGCACAACAGTTGGGACTGTCCCTTGCAATTTTTTCCTCGAacgcgcaggagagctgcgtatcattgcattaaTAGGCTGTCCCTTGGATGTTCATGCTTAGATATCTATTTTGAGagtatttttctttgtgccagtTATCACAATTTGCTTGTTTCATGATTTAGTAATATACTTACCACCCTTTCAGAGCCTTGATGAGATACTAGACAAGGCCCTCAGGAGCAAAGATGGCTCAAGAGTTTGCCAGGATTTTGTTAGTTTAGTGCAAGAGTGGCTTCAAAAGATTCAGGCATGATTCTAGAAACTGGTTACGCTGGTTTTAATTATCATGGTATGCTtatgttacttacttttttggttGATTTCAGGCAGCTGATTCATTAGGTGGTGTATTTGGTGATACAAATAAAAGTGAGCTGGCTGCATTTGCATCCTACGCATTGGCTTTTCCAAGCAACTTCCTTGCTCTTGTGGACACATATGACGTGAGTTGTTAGTTTGTTCGAGCTTCAAGCTTTTCTCTTGTTGTTTGTACTTCAATTCATGTCTGAATGAGTAGGGTCAACTCTCTTTACTTGAGGTTGTGAGTAGGTCTGAAAACCTCCATTTGTCATTGCTGACTTATAATTTTCTGTTTGTCTTTCTGAATGCTCCTCTCTTTCTGTGCTGGTATTAAGAAATCATGATCTTTTCTTTTACTGCCAAACTTGTTACTTTATGCATAGACATGTATGGATTTTTTCGGACTGAGGGTAGACTGATTGGTGATTGCACAATTCCAGAACAGAATGTGTTTTCACTATTATCATTACCTGGCATTTATTCAGAAGGCATAGTCAATTCCTTACTCATTCATGTATATATTACGCACGAGTCCACGTGGCTGCATACGATTGGTGAACAGTAACCAGATCGCTCTCAACGCGCCGATTCTAGGAGCTATATGGAGTTTCATATTATCGTCCATAAGCCATACTCACCCTCTTCTCTACCTTTCAGGTTATGCGAAGTGGTATTCCAAATTTCTGTGCAGTGGCTCTAGCACTTCATAACTTAGGGTATGCCAAATGTCCTTTGGCGCTCATTACCTGTGTGTTTGACCACCCCTATTAGATACGAGCTTATCTTCACATGGAAATTCATCGTGTACTCAAAGAATAAAATTCATGAGAACACAAATGAAGCTAAAGTTATTAAAAAAAGGTCACACCAATAGCATATACTTTAGGTTGGTTTACGTTTATAACTACCatgcttacaagttacaactgaGATAGGAAATTCCCCAATCTTGTGCTCAATCTTTAAACATAAGCTTTTTGCCTAATCATATATTCTTTTGTAGGTACAAGGCATCTGGTATTAGATTAGATTCTGGTGATCTAGCCTATTTGTCCATTGAAGCACGAAAAGTGTTTCGTGCAGTAGAGAAGGAATTTAATGTACCTGGTTTTGCAAAGATGGTCATTACTGCTAGCAACGACCTGAATGAGGAAACAATTGATGCCCTCAACAAACAGGTAATAAATTTATCTTGTGTTTACAATTTGTCAAGGACTATTTTACCTTTCGTATTATGTCAGCTGTGGCTCCAATGTTATCTGacgtgtttgtttgttcttctgtAGATTTATCTTTATCATTCATCCTGCCAATAGCAGATATAATTTAAGATCTCCATTTATTTTGCAGGGTCATGAGGTTGATGCCTTTGGAATTGGAACTTACCTTGTGACGTGTTATTCCCAGGCTGCTCTTGGCTGTGTCTTTAAGCTAGTTGAGATAAATAATAGACCTCGTATTAAGCTTTCTGAGGACGTGGCAAAAGTATGTCCAGTATTTGTGTGTTAGAAATATCTgctttattttatatatattcgTTGATGGTGTGATAATATGTTTCAGGTTTCCATTCCATGCAAAAAACGATGTTTTAGACTGTATGGGAAAGAAGGCTACCCACTGGTAGATATCATGATTCGTGAAAGTGAACCATCACCTAAGGTAACAATGCACCTCTGTTATCTTTGTTGACATCTGAGTTTTATATTTAGCACAAGGTTCCCAAGTATCACAGTACAGAATTTTAGAACATATCTTAGAATGGAATATAAACTGAGCTAGTACTTGAGTTCATCACATGCTTCCTATCTGTTATGCAACACAGCTGTCATGCTCGGTATCTTGTCTTTGACATCATCTGCAGTAACCTCCAATGTTTAAACTGGATTTCATATTGCTAAAATATTGCAGGCAGGAGAAAGAATCCTCTGCCGCCATCCATTCATTGAATCAAAGAGAGCATATGTTGTACCCCAGCATGTTGAGGAGCTTCTACAGTGCTATTGGCCTGGGACATCAGGTATGGACCTTTTAACTCTTTAGCGAGAATTTTGTTAGTGGTCACACACCCATGGCTGGATTTTGGAAAGTAGTAACTGAAAATGGGAGTAACCATCATCAGCATTAGATTGCCTTAAGAAATCAGAAGGATTTATCGATCCTCGTTTTGCGCTACATTTTTTAAGCAGAAGAATCTTAAAATAAAAAGGACTAGCATGACAGGCTTAAATTTCTTTCTGAACATAGTTTGATAGACTTAATTAATTTACGTGTCCCATATTTCCAGTGCTCTGTTCTGTGCATATCCTACCGTTGACAATCACCAGAGCCACAACTGAGGATGCAAAGTTTAGCTTCCTTTGGATCACTGGGTCGAATTCTAACTCACTGTAGTTGAACTATAATCCAGATTTCGAAGCAAGGGAAGTGAGATAAAAATAACTTAGCTAGCTAACCCACTGGTATCACCACTTTCATCCCTAGCCACAGCCCTTTCATGTTTCGTCCTGTAGTTTTCTTCATCAAAGGTGACACGTTTAGGAAAAAAAGACTTCATCAACCCTGTATacaaaagaaaaatctgaatgCTAAATGTCCCTGGCCTCTGTCTTGTTATGTGTTAGTGACATGTGTACCTGTGTTTCCCTGCAGATAAACCTAGAGCAGAGCTGCCCTCCTTGGAGAAGATCAGAAGCCGCTGCATGCAGCAGCTTGAAAAGCTGCGTCCGGATCACATCCGGCGGCTAAATCCAACACCGTACAAGGTTTGCTTGTTTGCATCTCGCCTTTGTCTGTCCTCATCTTGATTCGTATCACTAACTCCTCAATCTGGGCAGGTGAGCGTGAGCGCAAAGCTGTACGATTTCATCCACTGCCTATGGCTGAACGAGGCGCCAGTAGGTGAACTACAGTAGATGTTGGTCACATAAAAGAAGTTTTGGGTCATCTTTGATACAGCAGCGATTCATCGCAAAAGAATTAGAGCTCTTCTCCACAACATCAGCAGTTGAGCCCATGGCCCATGCCGTAGGAATGTAGGATTTTGCTCCCCAGAATTTTCATCTCTAGTTACCGGTATAGAGGCAGGTTAATCAACTCGTCTAATTTATACATCCCTTGATTGGTGGGATACTATATACACATCATCATGGAAGGAGCAGAATACATCATTTGGAGTCGATGGGAAGATTAATGGCCAAAAATGTTACTAGATCCTGCCGTGTTTGTCCTCTGCAGTGTACTGTACACATTTGCAGGTGTTAGATCCAACAGACCAGGCACCAGAGCAAAGCTGCTGGTTGCCGCGCTAGCAGGCTTGAATTGCTGCTGTCACCGTTTCCTGTTCTCGGGTGTTGTGTTACGCAAGGACTGGACTGCCGTCGGGTGGGATGAGTCCAAACGTTGCACTCACTAGAGTAAGCAAGCAGGAATTGGTGATGCGCTCGCCAACTGCCGTGGCATTAACACACAGCAGCACTTTTTGGCTGGTTATTTTTCTAAACTACCGTTGCGTTATGACAGCACATGTAACAGATCGGTTAGTTGCTTTTGGAtgttgtggtggcatgcatggttGTTCTTTTATGCGCAATTCCTGCCAAAAGGGTGACTGGTCTGCTAATTTCCATGGAAGGGGCACACGTTTCATGAATGGAGAACTTGCAACGATAGAGACCTGTGAGAGATAGGTCTATGGTTAAGCATCAGAACGCTATTTTCTGACAAATTCGTGTTACCTACAGTTTCTGGGCTCAGATACACATCTGGGCACTCCATTTCTCATTCGCCAGTCCAAAGTCATGTTTGGAACAcagattttttttttccatttctatATTTTTCTTGCGAAATTGAACTGACTCATGTGAAATTTCTGCATGATTCCTATGAAATTCTCAAGTTACAAAAAGCCCCTTAATGTAGGTCAATATTAATCTCTAAGAACGTATAAAAAACAGTAACCAATTATAGTCTTCGATAGTTTCAAAAATGTATTGGGTAAAGAAGAAAGTAATACCGAGTAGTAGCCTCTAGCGGGCATTTGGGACACAGGAACACACTGCTCGCAGCTGGCAGCCAGAGGCGGGTAGATGTGGCCAGCGGCAGCCAAGGGCGTGTGGGCGCAAATTTGAGGTGATATGGTGTTGGTTGAGTGATCCAGGGCAGCTCTAATAATTGATTTTTAAGCTACCTCTAagtattttttctcttttttttaataGAAGAAAGAAAAGCTAGCTTTTGATCGAGAACTAAGCTTTTACATATATTTCAAGGTTATGTGAGAGTgttactgtaacacctcgggtgttttaatactaaaacctgccatgtcatcatatgcattgcaaagcatttggcttttagtgaaaattttgatatgcatgcactaaaacaagtttacctttatgtggtatgtgttaaattgtattgtttgaatcaagttcaaaattttgtttggatttgaattttcaagaaaaaccctgattttcagtatttaaatcctaccatgaaaactcatttcaaaatctaagcaaattttggggttgagcctaaaagcaaaagtgtagagcttgttaagttatgcaaagtttgtttttggagttttcaaagttattatgaaaattttgaagtaatttgaaaaagcgaaattctttaaatgtcccctatttgaattcaaatttgcatttcaaaatgtagaccgaattaaggagtggttataaaagcaaagttgtagaactttaaattttgagcaacttttatttttggagatttttgagttgctatacaaatttgggagtaatttgggaattaaagcgagtggcaattcggtaattagttGGAACAGTGGAAGCAGGCACactctcgccgtcggtgagcttccaccGGCTTTTACGCGCGCCCTCAGGCGCCACCTCTGGCCTTGACGTGTCCGCATCGTCGTGGCGTGTCAAGCGCACCGTTCCCCACCGCTTTTCGCCCGCTGAATAAGTCTGGAACGacgtcgccgttcttctttctcttctctgttttcccgacgccgccgccttagctccgtcgagctcgcctcgcctcctcagcgcaaaCCAGCCTCGGCTAAGCTTGCCACAGCTTCGCTAATTCCTTGCGCAACTAGTCCTCTAGCCCTTGTTGCTTGATTGCGCCGGGAACCGCCGTTCtttgcctttcttcctcgtggccggcagcaTCACCGGTGATCCCGTTTCACCGTGGCCAAAGTTCTGTGGTGAGTCTCTAACCTTGCGGAGCCTTGCTCTAGCTTTGCCTTGTTCCCGTGATGCTCTAAGACCGGTTGATTGTTTCTTTTGTCCACCGAAGC
This region includes:
- the LOC136497177 gene encoding nicotinate phosphoribosyltransferase 2-like gives rise to the protein MAATSAPPASAQAHANGNGSLAGVAAPVGAPTNPMATALLTDQYQFSMAYAYWKAGKHADRAVFDLYFRKNPFGGEFTVFAGLEECIKFIANFKFTEHDICFLQSVMPMCEGAFFDYLREVDCSDVEVYSIPEGSVVFPKVPLMRVEGPVAVVQLLETPFINLINYASLVTTNAARHRHVAGKSKVLLEFGLRRAQGPDGAISASKYCFMGGFDATSNVLAGNLFGIPLRGTHSHAFISSYMSLDEILDKALRSKDGSRVCQDFVSLVQEWLQKIQAADSLGGVFGDTNKSELAAFASYALAFPSNFLALVDTYDVMRSGIPNFCAVALALHNLGYKASGIRLDSGDLAYLSIEARKVFRAVEKEFNVPGFAKMVITASNDLNEETIDALNKQGHEVDAFGIGTYLVTCYSQAALGCVFKLVEINNRPRIKLSEDVAKVSIPCKKRCFRLYGKEGYPLVDIMIRESEPSPKAGERILCRHPFIESKRAYVVPQHVEELLQCYWPGTSDKPRAELPSLEKIRSRCMQQLEKLRPDHIRRLNPTPYKVSVSAKLYDFIHCLWLNEAPVGELQ